One segment of Meriones unguiculatus strain TT.TT164.6M chromosome X, Bangor_MerUng_6.1, whole genome shotgun sequence DNA contains the following:
- the Trex2 gene encoding three prime repair exonuclease 2: protein MSEPPRAETFIFLDLEATGLPSMDPEIAEISLFAVHRSSLENPQRDDSGALVLPRVLDKLTLCMCPERPFTAKASEITGLSSESLMHCQKAAFNGAVVRTLQGFLSRQQGPICLVAHNGFDYDFPLLCTELQRLGAHLPRDTVCLDTLPALRGLDRAHSHGTRAQGHKSYSLANLFYRYFQAEPSAAHSAEGDVHTLLLIFLHRAAELLAWADEQACSWDHIEPMYVPPDGPSLEA from the coding sequence ATGTCTGAGCCACCCCGGGCTGAGACCTTTATATTCCTGGACCTGGAAGCCACTGGACTCCCAAGCATGGATCCTGAGATTGCAGAGATATCTCTTTTTGCTGTCCACCGTTCTTCCCTGGAGAACCCACAGCGGGATGATTCTGGTGCCCTGGTGCTGCCCCGTGTTCTGGATAAGCTCACACTGTGCATGTGCCCAGAGCGCCCCTTTACTGCCAAGGCCAGTGAGATTACTGGTTTGAGCAGTGAAAGCCTGATGCACTGCCAGAAGGCTGCTTTCAATGGCGCTGTGGTGAGGACACTACAGGGCTTCCTGAGCCGCCAGCAGGGCCCCATCTGCCTTGTGGCCCACAATGGCTTTGATTACGACTTCCCACTGCTGTGCACAGAGCTACAACGTTTGGGTGCCCACCTGCCCAGAGACACTGTCTGCCTGGACACACTGCCTGCATTGCGTGGCTTAGACCGTGCTCACAGCCATGGCACCAGGGCTCAAGGCCACAAGAGCTACAGCCTGGCCAATCTCTTCTACCGCTACTTCCAGGCTGAGCCCAGTGCTGCCCATTCAGCAGAGGGTGATGTACACACGCTGCTTCTAATCTTCCTGCACCGTGCTGCTGAGCTGCTTGCCTGGGCAGATGAGCAGGCCTGCAGCTGGGATCATATTGAGCCCATGTACGTGCCACCTGATGGTCCAAGCCTTGAAGCCTGA